The following proteins are encoded in a genomic region of Sorangiineae bacterium MSr12523:
- a CDS encoding FAD-dependent oxidoreductase: MKPVVVVGAGAAGLGAALRLARAGCPVQVIDGAAGATSLSCGAVDATPWEDGDTALRMDGEALRLLEELGLYRLGGAVLATTAGILRGAAGADRAMLDVKALPRGAVLVPRVEHSGWDGGTLARSWSDTEMARACGLTFTAVDATILRFREERGLCDADIAARHDDGARLGWLGERLREALGRSGRCVGVILPPWLGVEGPQAEALSERVGLPCGEALAALASAAGRRFERVRDRALSRAGAAVRRGWVRRVAASPWTVELEDGEAIEASAVVLAAGGLVGGGIAYDPSEAAAGGEVPEGARPVFRMTMAAPGTLGARGRPLELPGSLFGVPPESIAWPFANDPLMDRVGLLVDASGAVQGAPGGLVACGDLVADRPRTWLEAWRSGVRAGGTLCAMLLGRENVDLHDARG; this comes from the coding sequence GTGAAGCCCGTGGTCGTGGTGGGGGCCGGTGCCGCGGGGCTGGGGGCGGCGCTTCGTCTGGCCCGAGCGGGCTGCCCGGTGCAGGTCATCGACGGCGCGGCGGGCGCGACGTCGCTGTCGTGCGGCGCGGTGGATGCGACGCCGTGGGAGGACGGGGACACGGCGCTGCGGATGGATGGGGAGGCGCTGCGGCTCTTGGAGGAGCTAGGGCTGTATCGGCTGGGCGGCGCGGTGTTGGCCACGACGGCGGGCATCCTGCGCGGCGCGGCGGGGGCCGATCGAGCGATGCTCGATGTGAAGGCGTTGCCTCGGGGTGCGGTGCTGGTGCCCCGCGTGGAGCATTCCGGGTGGGACGGTGGGACGCTGGCGCGCTCGTGGAGCGATACGGAGATGGCTCGGGCGTGCGGGCTGACGTTCACGGCGGTGGATGCGACGATCTTGCGCTTTCGCGAGGAGCGAGGATTGTGCGACGCGGACATTGCCGCGCGCCACGATGACGGAGCGAGGCTCGGGTGGCTTGGCGAGCGGCTGCGCGAGGCGCTCGGGCGCAGTGGACGATGCGTCGGGGTGATTCTGCCGCCGTGGCTGGGGGTCGAGGGTCCGCAGGCGGAGGCCTTGTCCGAGCGGGTCGGGCTTCCGTGCGGGGAAGCTTTGGCGGCATTGGCTTCGGCAGCGGGACGCCGTTTCGAGCGCGTGCGCGATCGGGCGCTGTCACGTGCCGGTGCGGCGGTGCGGCGTGGGTGGGTGCGTCGGGTTGCGGCGTCCCCATGGACGGTGGAGTTGGAGGATGGGGAGGCCATCGAGGCGTCGGCCGTGGTGCTCGCGGCGGGTGGGCTGGTGGGCGGTGGGATCGCGTACGATCCGAGCGAGGCGGCGGCCGGTGGCGAGGTTCCCGAGGGCGCACGGCCGGTGTTTCGGATGACGATGGCGGCGCCGGGGACGCTGGGAGCTAGGGGCCGACCTCTCGAGCTCCCCGGGTCGCTGTTCGGTGTGCCGCCCGAGTCCATCGCGTGGCCTTTTGCGAACGACCCACTGATGGACCGGGTGGGGCTGCTGGTGGACGCTTCTGGCGCGGTGCAAGGCGCGCCGGGCGGACTCGTTGCATGCGGCGATCTGGTGGCCGATCGCCCGCGCACGTGGCTCGAGGCCTGGCGATCCGGAGTCCGCGCCGGCGGGACGCTCTGCGCGATGCTACTTGGCCGCGAGAACGTCGACCTTCACGATGCTCGGGGGTGA
- a CDS encoding helix-turn-helix domain-containing protein, whose amino-acid sequence MKISVLALEDVFDTGLSAVLDTLETANELAGECSRYDVRCVGVRAKVCTHQGFEVRLAAKAHRAPDLVVVPALACKQPETIVAALARADVADAVKLLARWRAGGARIAAACTGTFVLGRAGLLDGHRATTSWWLGPTFRREFPSVELDHEQMVIADRGALTAGAALAHVDLALTVIRERSPNLADLVARHLLVEDRASQAPFIAPGHIAHDDDLVKRFETWTRRHIAESFDLARAARAVGASERTLQRRIRMVLGKSPIAFVQDLRLERAAHLLRTTRDNVDNVARSVGYEDGATLRVLIRRKLRTSARNLRRTG is encoded by the coding sequence ATGAAGATTTCGGTGCTCGCCCTGGAGGACGTGTTCGACACGGGGCTGTCGGCGGTGCTCGATACCCTCGAGACGGCCAACGAATTGGCCGGCGAGTGTTCGCGGTACGACGTCCGGTGCGTGGGGGTGCGGGCGAAGGTTTGCACGCATCAAGGCTTCGAGGTGCGTTTGGCGGCAAAGGCGCATCGCGCCCCCGATCTCGTGGTGGTGCCTGCCCTTGCCTGCAAGCAGCCGGAAACCATCGTGGCTGCGCTGGCTCGTGCCGATGTGGCCGATGCCGTCAAGCTACTCGCGCGCTGGCGCGCGGGTGGGGCGCGCATCGCGGCGGCGTGCACGGGGACGTTCGTGCTGGGCCGCGCGGGGCTGCTCGACGGGCATCGCGCGACGACGAGTTGGTGGCTCGGTCCGACGTTTCGGCGCGAGTTTCCTTCGGTGGAGCTCGACCACGAGCAGATGGTCATTGCGGACCGCGGCGCGCTGACGGCGGGTGCCGCGCTCGCGCACGTCGATCTGGCGCTCACGGTGATCCGCGAGCGGAGTCCAAATCTGGCCGATTTGGTGGCGCGGCATCTTCTGGTCGAGGACCGCGCGTCGCAAGCTCCCTTCATTGCGCCGGGGCACATCGCCCACGACGACGATCTCGTGAAGCGGTTCGAGACATGGACGCGTCGCCATATCGCGGAGTCGTTCGATTTGGCCCGGGCCGCGCGCGCGGTCGGAGCGAGCGAGCGCACGCTCCAGCGCCGCATCCGCATGGTGCTCGGCAAGTCGCCGATTGCCTTCGTGCAGGATCTGCGGCTCGAGCGAGCCGCTCACCTGCTTCGGACGACGCGCGACAACGTCGACAATGTCGCCCGTTCCGTGGGCTACGAAGACGGCGCCACGCTGCGTGTTCTCATCCGTCGCAAACTCCGTACCAGCGCCCGCAACTTGCGCCGCACGGGGTAG
- a CDS encoding antibiotic biosynthesis monooxygenase, with amino-acid sequence MLKVGFLATLEAKPGKEGELSAFLKSAQALAAAESGTVVWYAFQSGPRTFGIFDAFVDEAGRTAHIEGPIAKALMAKADELLASPPSIVKVDVLAAK; translated from the coding sequence ATGCTGAAAGTTGGATTTCTCGCGACGCTCGAAGCCAAACCCGGAAAAGAAGGAGAGCTGTCGGCCTTTCTCAAAAGTGCCCAGGCCCTCGCCGCTGCGGAAAGCGGAACCGTCGTCTGGTACGCCTTTCAATCGGGCCCGCGCACCTTTGGCATCTTCGACGCCTTCGTCGACGAAGCCGGCCGCACGGCGCATATCGAAGGCCCCATCGCCAAGGCCCTCATGGCCAAAGCCGACGAACTGCTCGCCTCACCCCCGAGCATCGTGAAGGTCGACGTTCTCGCGGCCAAGTAG
- a CDS encoding glycerol-3-phosphate dehydrogenase/oxidase, with product MPDANSGNRMGVDAAAVDASYDVAVIGGGVNGTGVARDLSLRGLRVVLFERHDLAFGASGNSSGMIHGGVRYLPTNPKVTRQSCQDSGYIQQIAPHLLFRIPFLMPVRAGARGRIMIELLDAFFRAYDRYQPLKRGELHTRLDGRELAHLEPGLHGDLVGGVTFDEWGVDGTRLCVLNALDAKEHGAKVHVHTTVESMARGPGEPRRYVLRLRDRLTQRAFAVEATNVVNATGAWGPITATLGKLSNERVRVRPAKGIHVVFDRRISNYAILAEAIDGRQVFLEPWENMSVIGTTDDDFFGDLDDVVATSEEVRYLVQGVARVFPAIREARAIGTTAAVRPTLYEYGPNEDALSREHAIVDHAPDGAPGVYSMIGGKLASYRLFAEEMADRLAPGTTCSTHVKALPGGDAVPDALVTAEQNELTPVAARRLVYRHGSRAKQVLLRMMRRPRERAVVCPCEPVFEAEVRHVLQEEMARTVDDVARRTRLGLGPCGGMRCAARCGQIVADELGLAPRDGIEQARTFLEGRAKTRIVAMGPDQARQEALAMAHLRATLGAKGRT from the coding sequence GTGCCCGACGCGAATAGCGGGAACAGGATGGGGGTGGATGCTGCGGCGGTGGACGCGTCGTACGACGTGGCGGTCATCGGCGGTGGGGTCAATGGCACCGGAGTCGCACGCGATCTTTCGCTTCGCGGGCTGCGCGTGGTGCTTTTCGAACGGCACGATTTGGCTTTTGGCGCGAGTGGCAATTCGAGCGGGATGATCCACGGCGGGGTGCGGTACCTGCCGACGAATCCCAAGGTGACGCGGCAGTCGTGCCAGGACTCGGGATACATCCAGCAAATTGCACCGCACTTGCTGTTTCGCATTCCGTTCTTGATGCCGGTGCGCGCGGGGGCGCGCGGGCGGATCATGATCGAGTTGCTCGATGCCTTTTTTCGGGCGTACGACCGGTACCAGCCGCTCAAGCGCGGGGAACTTCACACGCGGCTCGATGGGCGGGAGCTCGCGCATTTGGAGCCCGGGCTGCACGGCGATTTGGTGGGCGGGGTGACCTTCGACGAATGGGGCGTGGACGGAACACGGCTCTGCGTGCTGAACGCGCTCGACGCGAAGGAGCATGGCGCGAAGGTGCATGTGCACACGACGGTGGAGTCGATGGCGCGGGGGCCTGGCGAGCCCCGGAGGTACGTGCTGCGCCTGCGGGATCGGCTGACGCAGCGGGCGTTCGCGGTGGAGGCGACGAACGTCGTCAATGCGACGGGGGCGTGGGGGCCGATTACGGCGACGTTGGGAAAGCTTTCCAACGAGCGGGTGCGGGTGCGGCCGGCCAAGGGGATCCACGTGGTGTTCGACCGGCGGATTTCCAATTACGCAATTTTGGCGGAGGCCATCGACGGGCGGCAGGTTTTCCTCGAGCCGTGGGAAAACATGAGCGTCATCGGAACGACCGACGACGATTTTTTCGGGGACCTGGACGACGTCGTGGCGACGAGCGAGGAGGTTCGTTACCTCGTCCAAGGGGTGGCGCGCGTGTTTCCGGCGATTCGCGAAGCGCGCGCGATTGGGACGACGGCGGCGGTGCGGCCGACGCTGTACGAGTACGGGCCAAACGAGGATGCGCTGTCGCGGGAGCACGCCATCGTGGACCACGCGCCAGACGGTGCGCCGGGTGTGTACTCGATGATTGGGGGCAAGCTCGCGAGCTACCGTCTATTTGCAGAGGAGATGGCCGATCGCCTCGCGCCGGGGACGACGTGCTCGACGCACGTGAAGGCGCTGCCGGGCGGCGACGCCGTGCCGGACGCGCTGGTGACGGCGGAGCAGAACGAGCTGACGCCGGTCGCAGCGCGCCGTTTGGTGTATCGGCACGGGTCGCGGGCGAAGCAGGTGCTGTTGCGCATGATGCGGCGTCCGCGGGAGCGGGCGGTGGTATGCCCCTGCGAGCCGGTGTTCGAGGCCGAGGTGCGGCACGTGCTGCAAGAGGAGATGGCGCGCACGGTGGACGACGTGGCGCGCAGGACGCGATTGGGCTTGGGGCCCTGCGGCGGGATGCGCTGCGCGGCACGCTGCGGGCAGATTGTGGCGGACGAGCTCGGGCTGGCTCCACGCGACGGCATCGAGCAAGCGCGCACATTTCTCGAGGGACGCGCGAAGACGCGCATCGTGGCCATGGGGCCCGATCAGGCGCGCCAGGAGGCGCTGGCCATGGCGCATCTGCGCGCGACGCTCGGCGCAAAGGGCCGGACGTGA
- a CDS encoding DEAD/DEAH box helicase: MPLPDSFHPAVRHWFERTFDAPTEAQSNGWREIAAGRDTLIAAPTGSGKTLAAFLASLDALVQKSYTNDLPTTQGTSKVQVVYVSPLKALSSDVQRNLEMPLEGIREAALALGLEPPAIRTALRTGDTTPAARAAIVRDAPHILITTPESLYLMLTAERTRALLTDVNTVIVDELHALMRDKRGSHLVLSLARLDALAKRRPQRIGLSATIHPIEEAARFLTGPNRPCAIVNRGHRRDLELRIEVPQTDLQAVPTHEQWKEIYDRIAALVAETRTTLVFVNTRRMAERVAHHLGERLGEDRVAAHHGSLSKERRLRTEQRLKAGDMRALVATASLELGIDIGSVDLVCQIGSPRAITTFLQRIGRAGHGLGRISRGRLFATSRDELLECAAVIRGVGTGHLDRIEPPVAPLDVLAQHLVAECSAREWDETALYELVRQSAPYSDLPRQAFDEVVDMLSTGVAPRLGRNAALLHRDRVANLLRGRRAARIIALTNGGAIPDVADYRVILDPDETLVGTVNEDWAIESMAGDVFVLGTHSWRIRRVESRKGIMRVEDAQGLPPSVPFWLGEAPSRTWELSAEVSRLRADVVAYLDGRDGRRDIPPWLATECALTDEGAAQVAEYVTAQRDALGVVPTMDDIVFERFFDEAGGMQLVVHAPFGGRVNRAFGLALRKRFCQTFDFELQAAATDDAIVLSMGTMHSFPLQDAFHFVRDDQLDTTLEQAILVAPMFGARWRWNAGRALAVLRHSHGKKVPPFIQRMRADDLLAAVFPAQVACQENVTGPLEIPEHPLVRQTVHDCLFEAMDTVRLHELLARMDRGDIRMHARDTTEPSPFSHEVLNAKPYAFLDDAPLEERRARAISLRRTLPENQRDLAALDPDAIARVIAEARPSPRNADELHDVLLGLVIAPIEDTARGWLEELVRVGRAALLPTHAGELAFATEQIGAIRALYAPHMAVPDVALPPHITTEMLSHDEAVLRTVRGHIEVMGPFRPTALAEQLALDPSDVAIALGQLESEGLVLRGHFTPGAQEPEVCDRRLLARIHRYTLDRLRSEIEPVSAQDFMRYLFERHHLSPRTRSGGRAGLRESIAMLQGFELAAASWEKDILTPRVAGYRAEWLDQLCLEGEVAWARLSLRKSTSNSAGGASRATPITIALRADLDWLLEAVRGSDPAPHAEGSPVLEALRRRGALFLEDLAKVTQLQRADLTGALWDLVGSGLVAGDGFHPLRELLQSGHAAARRKKRAFQGRWSLLERMSPDTTPIDELADRVAGQLLLRYGVVFRELVTRESFSVPWRHVVRALRLREARGLVRGGRFVAGFIGEQYALPEAVDALRRVRRQERTGDMVRIRASDPLNLVGILLPGARIPSHHGASLVFRDGAFITDQPMINPPIADSPNSITTYN, from the coding sequence ATGCCGCTGCCCGATTCCTTTCACCCTGCTGTTCGCCATTGGTTCGAGCGCACGTTCGATGCACCGACGGAAGCCCAATCCAACGGGTGGCGCGAGATCGCGGCCGGCCGGGACACCCTGATTGCAGCGCCCACGGGCTCGGGAAAGACCCTTGCCGCCTTTCTCGCCAGCCTGGATGCGCTGGTGCAGAAGTCCTATACAAATGATCTCCCCACCACCCAGGGTACGAGCAAAGTCCAAGTCGTCTATGTCTCGCCGCTCAAAGCGTTGAGCAGCGACGTGCAGCGCAATTTGGAAATGCCGCTCGAAGGCATTCGCGAGGCCGCCCTCGCGCTGGGGCTCGAGCCGCCCGCCATTCGCACCGCACTTCGCACGGGCGATACCACCCCGGCCGCACGCGCGGCCATCGTGCGCGACGCGCCGCATATCCTCATTACGACGCCCGAGTCGCTTTACTTGATGCTCACCGCCGAGCGCACGCGCGCGCTCCTCACCGATGTGAACACCGTCATCGTCGACGAGCTTCACGCTCTGATGCGCGACAAGCGCGGCAGCCACCTCGTGCTCTCGTTGGCACGCCTCGATGCCCTCGCCAAACGGCGCCCGCAACGGATCGGCCTTTCCGCCACGATTCACCCCATCGAAGAGGCCGCGCGTTTTCTGACCGGCCCGAACCGACCGTGCGCCATCGTCAATCGCGGGCATCGGCGCGATCTCGAGCTGCGCATCGAGGTCCCGCAAACGGACCTCCAAGCCGTCCCTACGCACGAGCAGTGGAAAGAGATTTACGACCGCATCGCCGCGCTCGTCGCGGAAACGCGCACCACGTTGGTCTTCGTCAATACACGGCGCATGGCCGAGCGGGTCGCGCATCACCTCGGCGAGCGGCTCGGGGAAGACCGCGTCGCGGCGCATCACGGAAGCCTCTCCAAAGAGCGCCGCCTGCGCACCGAGCAGCGCCTCAAGGCCGGCGACATGCGCGCGCTCGTGGCCACCGCATCGCTCGAACTCGGCATCGACATTGGCTCCGTCGACCTCGTCTGCCAAATCGGCTCACCGCGCGCGATCACCACGTTTCTGCAGCGCATCGGCCGCGCCGGCCACGGGCTCGGCCGCATCTCGCGCGGCCGCCTCTTCGCCACCTCGCGCGACGAGCTCCTCGAATGCGCCGCCGTGATCCGCGGCGTCGGCACGGGGCACCTCGATCGCATCGAGCCACCGGTGGCCCCACTCGACGTGCTCGCGCAGCACCTCGTCGCGGAATGCTCCGCGCGCGAATGGGACGAAACTGCGCTCTACGAGCTCGTTCGCCAGAGCGCACCCTATTCCGACCTGCCGCGCCAAGCCTTCGACGAAGTCGTCGATATGCTCTCCACGGGGGTCGCACCGCGGCTGGGTCGCAATGCCGCGCTGCTCCACCGCGATCGCGTGGCCAATCTCCTTCGCGGCCGCCGGGCGGCGCGCATCATCGCGCTGACCAATGGCGGTGCCATACCGGATGTCGCCGACTACCGCGTCATCCTCGATCCCGACGAGACCTTGGTCGGCACCGTCAACGAAGATTGGGCCATCGAAAGCATGGCCGGCGACGTCTTCGTCCTGGGGACGCACTCGTGGCGCATTCGTCGCGTCGAATCGCGCAAAGGCATCATGCGCGTCGAGGATGCGCAGGGTCTTCCGCCGTCGGTTCCTTTTTGGCTCGGCGAGGCGCCCTCCCGCACGTGGGAGCTCTCGGCCGAGGTCAGTCGCCTGCGCGCCGACGTCGTCGCCTACTTGGATGGGCGCGACGGCCGGCGCGACATTCCGCCCTGGCTCGCCACCGAATGCGCACTCACGGACGAAGGCGCCGCCCAGGTTGCCGAATACGTCACCGCACAGCGCGATGCACTCGGCGTCGTTCCCACGATGGATGACATCGTCTTCGAGCGTTTTTTCGACGAGGCCGGCGGCATGCAACTCGTCGTGCATGCTCCTTTCGGGGGACGCGTGAATCGGGCTTTCGGACTCGCTTTGCGCAAACGATTTTGCCAAACCTTCGATTTCGAACTTCAGGCCGCCGCCACCGACGATGCCATCGTGCTCTCCATGGGCACCATGCATAGCTTTCCGTTGCAGGACGCCTTCCATTTCGTGCGCGACGACCAACTCGATACGACCCTCGAGCAGGCCATTCTCGTGGCCCCCATGTTCGGGGCGCGCTGGCGATGGAACGCGGGCCGGGCGCTCGCCGTGCTTCGCCATTCCCATGGCAAAAAGGTTCCGCCGTTCATCCAGAGAATGCGCGCCGACGATCTGCTCGCCGCCGTTTTCCCCGCGCAGGTCGCCTGCCAGGAGAACGTCACGGGGCCGCTCGAAATCCCCGAGCACCCGTTGGTGCGCCAAACCGTGCATGACTGCCTGTTCGAGGCCATGGATACGGTGCGCCTGCACGAGCTGCTCGCGCGCATGGACCGCGGCGACATCCGCATGCACGCCCGCGACACCACGGAACCCTCGCCGTTCTCGCACGAGGTCCTCAACGCCAAGCCGTACGCCTTTCTCGACGACGCGCCGCTCGAAGAGCGCCGTGCCCGCGCCATTTCCCTGCGGCGCACCCTGCCCGAGAATCAGCGCGATCTCGCCGCACTCGATCCCGACGCCATCGCGCGCGTGATCGCCGAAGCGCGCCCTTCGCCTCGCAATGCCGACGAGCTGCACGACGTCCTGCTCGGTCTGGTGATTGCCCCCATTGAAGACACCGCGCGCGGCTGGCTGGAGGAGCTCGTGCGCGTAGGCCGTGCCGCTCTCCTACCGACCCATGCCGGCGAGCTGGCCTTCGCCACGGAGCAAATCGGCGCCATTCGTGCACTGTACGCCCCCCACATGGCGGTTCCCGACGTGGCGCTGCCCCCGCACATCACGACGGAAATGCTGTCGCACGACGAAGCGGTCCTGCGCACCGTGCGCGGTCACATCGAAGTCATGGGGCCATTTCGCCCGACGGCGCTCGCCGAGCAGCTCGCGCTCGACCCTTCCGACGTGGCCATTGCCCTCGGGCAGCTCGAATCGGAAGGCCTGGTGCTTCGCGGCCATTTCACGCCCGGCGCGCAGGAGCCCGAGGTCTGCGATCGCCGGCTCCTCGCCCGCATTCATCGTTACACGCTGGATAGGCTTCGAAGCGAAATCGAGCCGGTGAGCGCGCAGGATTTCATGCGCTACCTTTTCGAGCGGCATCACCTGTCCCCGCGCACACGCTCCGGCGGACGCGCCGGCCTGCGCGAAAGCATCGCGATGCTGCAGGGATTCGAGCTTGCGGCAGCTTCGTGGGAGAAGGATATCCTCACCCCACGCGTCGCCGGCTACCGCGCGGAATGGCTCGATCAATTGTGCCTCGAGGGTGAGGTCGCGTGGGCGCGCCTCTCCCTGCGCAAATCGACATCGAACAGCGCCGGCGGAGCATCCCGCGCCACCCCCATCACCATTGCTCTGCGCGCAGATCTCGATTGGCTCCTCGAAGCCGTTCGCGGCAGCGACCCTGCCCCCCATGCCGAGGGCTCCCCCGTCCTCGAAGCCCTCCGCCGCCGCGGCGCCCTTTTTCTCGAAGATCTCGCCAAGGTCACCCAACTCCAGCGCGCCGATCTCACGGGGGCCCTCTGGGACCTCGTCGGCTCCGGGCTCGTCGCCGGGGACGGCTTCCACCCATTGCGTGAGCTACTTCAATCGGGCCACGCCGCTGCGCGTCGGAAAAAGCGCGCGTTCCAAGGACGATGGTCGCTGCTCGAGCGCATGTCTCCCGACACCACGCCGATCGACGAACTCGCCGACCGCGTCGCAGGGCAGCTGCTCCTCCGCTATGGCGTCGTCTTTCGTGAACTCGTCACCCGCGAAAGCTTCTCCGTCCCCTGGCGCCATGTGGTTCGCGCATTGCGATTGCGTGAGGCACGCGGATTGGTACGCGGCGGTCGATTCGTTGCCGGATTCATTGGAGAGCAATACGCACTACCGGAAGCGGTCGACGCATTGCGACGCGTACGGCGTCAGGAGCGAACAGGCGACATGGTGCGCATTCGTGCATCCGATCCGCTCAATCTCGTGGGCATTCTGCTTCCTGGCGCGCGCATTCCCTCGCATCACGGTGCGTCACTCGTCTTTCGAGATGGCGCGTTCATAACGGATCAGCCGATGATTAATCCGCCAATCGCAGATTCGCCCAATTCCATTACAACCTATAATTGA
- a CDS encoding sigma 54-interacting transcriptional regulator translates to MEDKPTLTISEGPSSGSWVLEVCDSSGVQYLPLAPGRFVVGSSPQAEIKVRDPAVSGRHCSIVVSREGISICDLGSKNGTFVGGARVKDAWCAVGTSITVGHSTLTLSEGAREEVFSDGGIFQPLPGVAGSSLLVRRMTEYARRIAAYPNPVLISGETGTGKELIARALHTEGPRKDRPFIALNVSTLPRELVESELFGHERGAFTSATSRRTGAFTDAEGGTLFLDEIGELPIEAQPKLLRALDGYEVRRVGATGSGYRPNVRVVAASHVSLEERIDQGLFRRDLYHRLEGFIIDIPALRDRKGDIPVIARTLLASSCVGIGTRTLAPGAMVRLSAHDWPGNVRELRNVLLRAADLACDNAGVIETIHVERALNPRADSRPPLSLTPQTAKALLAKHDNNMSAAAREAGYPRTSFRKVLLGAILERRKR, encoded by the coding sequence ATGGAAGACAAGCCGACTCTGACGATTTCAGAAGGCCCGAGCAGTGGTTCGTGGGTGCTCGAGGTATGTGACAGCTCGGGGGTTCAGTACCTGCCTCTTGCCCCGGGGCGTTTCGTGGTCGGTTCGTCGCCGCAAGCCGAAATCAAGGTGCGCGATCCCGCGGTGAGTGGCCGGCACTGCTCCATCGTGGTGAGCCGCGAGGGAATTTCGATATGCGATCTCGGCTCGAAGAACGGCACCTTCGTCGGCGGCGCTCGCGTAAAAGATGCTTGGTGCGCCGTGGGGACCAGCATCACGGTCGGGCACTCCACGCTGACATTGAGCGAGGGGGCCCGCGAGGAAGTGTTCAGCGACGGAGGCATCTTTCAGCCGCTTCCCGGCGTTGCCGGAAGCTCTCTGCTCGTGCGGCGCATGACGGAGTACGCTCGGCGGATCGCGGCGTATCCAAATCCGGTTCTCATCTCGGGGGAGACCGGCACGGGCAAAGAACTGATCGCCCGTGCACTGCACACGGAGGGGCCGCGCAAGGATCGCCCCTTCATCGCTCTGAACGTGTCGACGCTTCCGCGCGAACTCGTCGAGTCGGAGTTGTTCGGACACGAGCGAGGCGCGTTTACCAGCGCCACATCGCGCCGCACCGGCGCGTTCACCGACGCCGAGGGCGGCACGCTTTTTCTCGACGAAATCGGTGAACTTCCGATCGAAGCGCAGCCGAAGCTTCTCCGCGCGCTCGATGGATACGAGGTGCGGCGCGTCGGGGCGACCGGCAGCGGCTACCGCCCCAACGTCCGCGTGGTGGCCGCCTCCCACGTCTCCCTCGAGGAGCGTATCGACCAGGGCCTTTTCCGGCGCGACCTTTACCATCGCCTCGAGGGCTTCATCATCGACATTCCAGCGCTTCGCGATCGAAAGGGAGACATTCCGGTCATTGCACGCACCCTGCTGGCATCTTCGTGCGTCGGCATCGGCACGCGAACGCTCGCGCCTGGCGCGATGGTCCGCCTTTCCGCGCACGATTGGCCCGGCAACGTTCGCGAATTGCGCAATGTTCTCTTGCGCGCGGCCGATTTGGCCTGCGACAACGCGGGCGTCATCGAGACGATTCACGTGGAGCGCGCGTTGAATCCAAGGGCGGATTCGCGCCCCCCGCTTTCGCTCACGCCCCAAACAGCGAAAGCTCTGTTGGCGAAGCACGACAACAACATGAGCGCTGCCGCCCGCGAGGCCGGCTACCCACGCACGTCCTTCCGCAAGGTTCTGTTGGGCGCCATCCTCGAGCGTCGTAAACGCTAA